The DNA sequence CGGAACCCGCTGTGGTCAGGGTGCGCCTGGCTGCGTGACCGCGCCGTGACCGCCCCCTGTTCCCACACGGCGCTTGGCCGCTTCCTGCGAGGCGGCGGCGCACTCTGCGTACCAGTCGAGAATGTCGAAACGCGGCTGGAGATCGCTGAACAGGTCGTCGATCAGATGGGAGAGGCGTGCCAGGACCGCACCGTGAGGCCCGGCTATCGTCTCCAGGGAACCGAGATCAAACTGGGAGTGGAAGTCGTACGTGAACGGTTTCAGGAGGCCCTCTTCGGTCACGACGAGTGGATTCACGGCCGCAGAGAGCGGCGTGCCGTCCTCCCACCGCGCGAGGGCGTCGAAAGCGTCCCGCTGCGCGAGGAGCAGTTGCGCCGGGGCGAGGTCGCTGGTGACCGGAAGCGGCGCGTGCTCCTGAGTGAGGGCGAGCGTCGTCCAGAACAGCCGGGCGCGGCCCGTCGGGGCGACCGGCCGGACCTGCACGCCGGGGATCACACACCAACACAGATGCGGTTGAGAACAGTTCACTCACTGGTTTTGATGCAGCCCGGCACGGTGGAGCCTGCTTGAGTTTCCAAGGTGGTGCAGTGCCTCTCTTGGGAAGGGCTCCACTGTATCTGGGAGGCTTTTGCCTGTCAGTCGCCCCAATAGATTTGTAGCTGCTTCAAACGTAGGCGTTCTTCTCGGTGGGGGAGTATTCAGCGCTTTGGTCAACACGTCTGTGCGGTGATCGTGTGCAGCCATCAGCAGCAACGCGTCATGCAGGACAGTGGCGACGTCGTGTGGAGGTAGAGGTCCTGCCACCAGTACGTCAGGCCAGATGGGTATCCGGGCAAGCTCAGCCTGATATGCGAGCAGTTGCGTGCCGGGTTCAGTCAGCGAAGGAGCCTCAGCAGATCTGGTGGGAGCTTCCGCCCATTCTAATGACCTGCAGTCCATGGTGAGGATGACGGCGCTGAGAATGCCAGCTACGTAAGTCGTATGGTATGTGTGGACGTACGCGTATGCTGCGCGCTCGTCGTCTGGCAGCGACAGGTACGTGCTTAAGTCAAAACTCGGACAGGGAAGGAACCCAAACTCCGCCCACGTATAATTCAGGACAGCCCAAGCGAATCGAGCGGGTGGGGTATTCGCTGTGCCCGTCATCACCGCACCAAGGAGAAGTTCGCCTACGAGGTCTAGGTTCTCACTCACTGCATGCCAGGCGAGGCAGGCATCCAGCATCCTGGTAACTCCGTCTTGGTCAACGTCGGGAGGGAGTGCTTGCTGTCCGAAATCCGTGACGTACATCAGGCCGTGTGTCAGTGCGTAGACACTATCGGCGGTCATGTGTACCGCGTGAGCTTCGTTAGCCAGAAGGCTACATTGAACAGCCGCCGCCCACGCTGCGGTGGACGGCGGCTGTCCGCGCAGTGTCTGGAGCCATAACATCTCCAAGTGGCGATAAGGAAGTCGCTCAGCAGCTTGTGCCTGACGGGAAGTGAAGGCGTCGGCAACCAAAGCGTCAAAAGCTGCGTCGGGGAAGCCAGCTTCTTGCAGTGCTTGATGGGCCATTCCAAGCGAAACGGCCGCATGTGGATGACGGCGGAGAAGGGCTCGGTGACGGTCGCTGCGTATGTAAGGCACCAAGTGTGCGGCCAGTGCTTGACTGGCCTCTACCAGCGCGGGTGGCGCCTGCGGAACGCGACCTGTCACAAGGATGAGTAGGGCAGTTTCCATGACGATCTTGTCGGCAAGGGTGGCGTACGCGTCCAGCGGGGTCTGCCACGGGTCATTTACTACACTTAACATTTGGACGGTGCGGCGAGCGTGATCCAACACCTCGAGAAGGCGATGTTCATGCAGGGTGTGGAGCGGAGTTGATTCAATCATGGGTTCCCTATTGCACGTACGGAGGGGCACTCCTGCCGGGTTTCCCTCCGTACGGCTTGGTCCGTAGTGCAGCATGTCAGTCCCGTTTTCGCGGTTCAGTCAAGGCATGTATCTCGATGGATGACCTGGGTCACGTCCACTAGTTACTAGGCTTTCCGTAAAAGGCCCTCCAACTCCTGAACATGCGCCCGAATTCCTCCTCGCAGACAACAACGGCGGATTGGCTGAAGGACTCGAAAACCTACTTTCGCAAGAGGCCTACTGGAGGCGACTCAAAGCCTCTTTGATTGACCCCAACTGTTGCCTAAGGTCTCCAATGGAAGGTTCAGCCTGAATGCCAGTGACAAGGGCGTACTCATTGCAGCAAAGGACGTGCAGCCCCACTTCCTGCCCTGGCGTCAGGTTCTTTGCTACGGACTCCATGACGCCTCGCATGGAAATGTCGAGGTTGATGGCTTTGGTTTCGTGCAGGGCCAACATGATCTTCGAGAGATCGGCATGGGCAAGGCGGTCAGACATAGCAGACTCCTTCGCTGGGGTTGCGGCCTAGGCCGCAGTGATCATGACTGGTGACGTGTCGCTGTACAGAATCACGCATGTGACCTCCTTGTGAGACTTCTTTCCTCTCACTTGAAGAAATTGGCAAGTGAGCTCGTGGGGAACACGCGCCTTGTACGAAGGAAGGGCTTATTGATAACGGCATAAATCCGCATCACCCGTGTTGAAACGCAAAACGTCTTGGCCAGCGTCCTGCCAACCCAGGGGAGTGATGGGCGATGTCAACTTACGCCGTTATCAATAAGCGGTGCCATGGATGTGCGCGCGGCGGTTGGTGTCGTTCTGTCCGGGCGGTGTCCAGGATGTCGGCTCGCGGAACATTCGGCAGAACGACTTGGGGGGCTTCGACCGCGGAGCAGTAGGGGTCTCAGGGTGCTGCCATGGGCGTGGCAAGTGTAGGTACGGCTATGGTATCGGCCATGGTGTCCCCCCCGGGAGCGTGTCTAGCCGCCGATGCCGCCGGAACCTGTCGACGGGTCCGCGAGCGCGAACTGCGAGAGCGTCCACAGGGCTAGCGTGAGCCGGTACCGCCACGTACGATAAAAGTGCATATCCTTCCCCCTTGTGTGGCGCGCCCATCCCGGTCGGACCGGCCTGGGGCCTCACGCGCAGAGCGTAGTGGGGGGCCGCTTAGGTACCGGAGGTGTGGATGACCGGGTCGCTTAGGGTTCCGTCAGGGAGCGTGCTCGAGGCGCTGGTGTCGGGCGAGTTCGAGGAAGGGTGCCGGCGGCACGTGGCCCTGACTGCTCCGACGGCCCTGGACGACCTGTGGGCGGCGCAGTGCCTGGTGCAGCTGGGCCGGCGGGCCGAGGGCCTCGCGGTCTTCCTGCGCCTGCAGGCGGCGGGGCTGGGGGACGCGGCGCCCCTGGCGGCCGTGGCATACCGCTTCGAGGGGGATCTCGAGTCGGCGCGCGAGGTGCTCGCGGAGGTGGACGCGTGGGGGCTGACGGGCTTCGGTGAGGCGGTCGCGTGCCGGGAGCGGGGGATGCTGGCCCTGACGGCCGGGCGGCTGGAGGAGGCGCTCGTGTGGACCCGGCGGGCGTGGCGGACGGCGGTCACGGAGCCCACGGCGCAGTTGTTCCTGCCGGGGTTCGCGGCGGCGCTGGCCATGGTGCTGGCCACGCTCGGGCAGGATCACGCGGCGGCGCAGTACGCGGCCCAGGCCCTGCCGGCGGCGTCCGGCGCGCAGCGGGCGCCGCTGTTGTGGATCCTGTCGGCCTGTTACGCCCGCGCCGGCCTGTTTCCCGAGGCGAGACAGGCGCTGGAGGAGCTGGACGCGGTGGCGCTGGGGCCGCCGTCGGCACCGCTGCGTGCGTATCACTGGGGCGTGCTGCACGCGGTGCAGGGGAACCTGGCGAGAGCGGCCGCCGCGTTCAGTCAGGCGGCGGCACTGGCGCGGGAGAACGGGCAGCTGGAAACGGAGGGGTTCGCGGCCCTGCAACTGGCCGCGCTGTCGAGCGCGGCCGGACGAACCGATCAGGGGCGGGTGCAGGTCGCGCGGGCCCGCAGCCGCGCCGGTGGGGCGCGCGCCGCCGCGCTATGCGACCTGCAGGCGGCGGCGCTGGACGTCCGGGCCGGTGAGCCGGGGGGCGTGGATGCGTTGCAGCGGGCCGTGGAGCGGCTGAGGGACCTGGGCCTGAAACGCGACGAGGGAGAGGGGCGGGTGCTGCTGGCG is a window from the Deinococcus depolymerans genome containing:
- a CDS encoding DUF6895 family protein, translating into MIESTPLHTLHEHRLLEVLDHARRTVQMLSVVNDPWQTPLDAYATLADKIVMETALLILVTGRVPQAPPALVEASQALAAHLVPYIRSDRHRALLRRHPHAAVSLGMAHQALQEAGFPDAAFDALVADAFTSRQAQAAERLPYRHLEMLWLQTLRGQPPSTAAWAAAVQCSLLANEAHAVHMTADSVYALTHGLMYVTDFGQQALPPDVDQDGVTRMLDACLAWHAVSENLDLVGELLLGAVMTGTANTPPARFAWAVLNYTWAEFGFLPCPSFDLSTYLSLPDDERAAYAYVHTYHTTYVAGILSAVILTMDCRSLEWAEAPTRSAEAPSLTEPGTQLLAYQAELARIPIWPDVLVAGPLPPHDVATVLHDALLLMAAHDHRTDVLTKALNTPPPRRTPTFEAATNLLGRLTGKSLPDTVEPFPREALHHLGNSSRLHRAGLHQNQ